From the genome of Uranotaenia lowii strain MFRU-FL chromosome 1, ASM2978415v1, whole genome shotgun sequence, one region includes:
- the LOC129738261 gene encoding uncharacterized protein K02A2.6-like — MTRDIQEMTDASEVCQKHQRSNVKHTVISKEIPSLPFERVATDLFHFRGREFILLVDSYSSYFDFKKLANTSSRTIIQQLKEWFAVHGIPRVLESDNGPQYSSQEFIEFSKEWCFDHSTSSPNFPRANGLAERFVQTAKALLKKCAEDKTDLQLALLHSRNTPRSADLPSSCKRLMGHLLRSNLPCTKMSLQPRPVSRVSTALNEEREHQKQYADRRAVESKRYNQEDSIMLQNHETKTWTPATILKCTDGRRSYVVTNG; from the coding sequence ATGACGCGAGATATCCAGGAAATGACGGACGCTAGTGAGGTCTGTCAGAAACATCAACGAAGCAATGTCAAACATACAGTGATTTCCAAAGAGATTCCAAGCCTACCGTTTGAGAGAGTTGCAACAGATTTGTTTCACTTCAGAGGAAGGGAGTTCATATTGTTAGTTGATAGCTACTCTAGCTACTTTGACTTCAAGAAGCTAGCGAATACTTCATCTCGTACCATAATCCAACAATTGAAAGAGTGGTTCGCAGTACACGGCATCCCTAGAGTATTGGAATCAGACAATGGTCCTCAGTATTCGTCTCAAGAGTTCATAGAGTTCTCGAAAGAATGGTGTTTCGACCACAGTACCTCCAGCCCAAACTTCCCGAGAGCCAATGGACTAGCCGAAAGGTTTGTTCAAACAGCAAAAGCCCTACTCAAGAAATGTGCAGAGGACAAAACCGATTTGCAGCTCGCGCTGTTGCATTCTAGAAACACGCCAAGGTCAGCCGACCTACCATCATCTTGTAAAAGACTCATGGGTCACCTCCTACGTTCGAACTTGCCATGTACCAAAATGAGCTTGCAACCCAGACCGGTCAGCAGGGTGTCCACGGCTCTCAATGAAGAGAGAGAGCACCAAAAGCAATATGCAGATCGCAGAGCAGTGGAGTCCAAGCGATACAACCAAGAAGACTCGATCATGCTTCAGAATCACGAAACAAAGACATGGACTCCCGCAACCATTCTCAAGTGCACCGACGGGAGAAGATCGTACGTGGTTACAAATGGGTAA